In the Chaetodon trifascialis isolate fChaTrf1 chromosome 12, fChaTrf1.hap1, whole genome shotgun sequence genome, TTTTAACACATGAACGGAAACGGAGCCGCTGAATTTGATTGGCTCCCTCCGTGCGGCTCCCATTCAGGCACGAGTGAGGTTTACAGGCAGCGGGGGAGGCAGTTGGTCCGCTCGCACATCCGTCTGAGGAGGGAGGATCCATTTTTTagattctttcctttttttttcctgccttgGTACGGAAGCCGAGTGGGGACCAGCTGGTTACGCGGCGGCCGTGGGTCTCCACCCGAGAGTATGGCGGCTGGGATTgcaccggagagcgaggcagagaCGGAGACGTGCCAGAGAtggtgaaaaagaaacaaagagacgCAAGTTGTTCAGCGAAGTGTCGAAACgcgtccagctgctgctctttccCTGAGGCGGACCCCTGCTTGACAAATTGCGCCTGCAGTCCAGTCTAGAGGCTAAGCCAGCGTTTTTCCAGTGTCCTCGATGGagcaagtttgtttttttatgatgCACAGGGCTGAGCTAAGCAGATGAAAACCCGCACGGTCCACATCATCGGCCGAtattttcttcctccctgtgcGCGTTTTGGACAATCGCAGTCCTCGGACGCACGTAtagctgtcagtgtgtggccTGCATGGGGGAATTTCTACAATGAAATCCATCTTGGGGCACCGAGTCTTTGTGCTCTGCCATAGCTGAGCAGCGGCGAGCAAGACTGTGTTATTGACAACCCGTTCAAAATGGGACACGAATGGTGAATGTGATTCGTGCGGGAACGTTTCGAGTTCATTTCAATGACGCGCGGAAATTGAGACCTTACGACTTGATTTAATCCACGATGCGCGAGTATAAAGTGGTGGTCCTGGGCAGCGGTGGGGTCGGGAAATCCGCCCTCACTGTGCAGTTTGTCACCGGGACGTTCATTGAGAAGTACGACCCCACTATAGAGGATTTTTACCGCAAGGAGATCGAGGTGGACTCCTCGCCGTCGGTGCTGGAGATCCTTGACACCGCTGGCACCGAGCAGTTCGCCTCCATGCGGGACCTTTACATCAAGAACGGTCAAGGATTCATACTGGTCTACAGCCTTGTCAACCAGCAAAGCTTCCAGGACATAAAGCCGATGAGGGATCAGATCATAAGAGTGAAAAGGTTGGTGAAATGATGCGCAGGAGCAGAGTCATGTCCAGACTGTTTAGTGTGAATACTGGAGGTTGTTCTTCACACGTAAAGGCTGGCCGATCAGGCCCTCTAGTTTCAGGATGGGCCTCGGTCTGGTCTGAGAACTGTGCCTGACTGGAGATGTTGAGCATCTTCAGGGCTCACTACAGGACAGCACACCATGCCTGTTCTATTTTGGTGTAGCAGGTCTCACCCACAGCGCTTGTAGGTAGGCACTGCAGTCCCAGCATCTCTAAAAGTAATCAGCTGTGATCTCAGAGTAGCCTCGTCTCTCCAGCGTTCCCGCAGACTTTCTAATGTTTCACTCTAGACACTTACATCTTAGGAAAGACAGAAACTGAAGGGACGACAGTGCTCGTCCATCCTGTCCATCAGCACCGTGAAGACCAGTCTGTCTTCCAGTCATAACATCCTCCAGTAGAGAGTCTGTGATCTGccaagctgctgctctgtagcGCTGACGGTCTGCTGTGCCAGACGCTGCAACCCCCCTGTGAAACCCCCAGCCGGGCATACCCAGGATTCAGTGCAACACAGGCTCTGCAGAGGGCTTCGAGGAAGCACAGCTCTAAATAGTATAGGCCGGGGAAAGCAGGCTGAGCCCCGGCTCCTGCGGAGGGGAGGCCGTGTTTTTAATTAACAAGCCGCACAAGCTCTTTAGAAAGAGGGACACAATTGAAAGCATGAAATTGTCTGATATCTTGAGCGCTCTAACACCGATGATCCAGATATGAGGTCGCTGGAGCGAGCTGCTGATTGATACGTGGAAGAGGTTAGCTGAGGCTGTGCGGGTCCGCTGTCACGTTGTTGGTGCTTCTCAGCTCTCAGCCAGAGACGCGTGGTACTGTCCATTCACCTGGTGACACAGCACCGTGTCACAGAACCCAGTCCAGGCCCGAACAGGCTGTAGGGTAGATGCTGCTGGTGATCGCTGCCTGCGTTGTTCGCTCGTTTTCCATGTCAGTGTGCAGGCAGCGTGCACCGTGCTGTGCCTGTGTGGGTTCATCAGTCATTGTAGATGTCAGTGGATGTGTTACAGTCAATGCAGGGAGTCCAGGAGGCTCCAGAGAGACGAGGCTGTTCTAGTGAGGAAGCGTATTTAAAGCAGTTCGGCTTCCAGCTCCCACTGTTTACTGATACACCTAATTACTTTCGACAATGCTCAGCATAAGGACGGCGCAgtcatctgtctctgttgtgACAGTATTGCCTGTTTCATTAtgtaaactataaatgaaatgtaatcagcttaaagatgtttatttttcttaGTTGCCTTCAGTCTTTGTCGCTTAATTGGATTCAGGCTTTTTCGAACGCACCTTCTAAACAATCCTATAAATCGGCGGCTCCGCGTGAAAGAATGAGGTCAACATGTTTCCCCCATATGAGTTGAGGATGGggaaagtgtgtgcgtgtttacaTGTAAATGCATACATGTGTGCTCACAGCAGATGCAGCCAGGCCGTTGTGTGATTTCACACTCGGGTCTGGTGCTGTTCTCTACTGTCACAGCAGAAATTATTTTCTGTCGCAAAAACATCGCACTTCACATGCAACACCTACACAATGGTTAATTTCAGAGTTCTGCACGGACTCCAACAGTACAAACTTTAGATTGTGTTCGAAACAGTGAGGctgaaaatgtctttaattCGCTTAGCTGCGACCCACATCCTGCACGCAGCTCTCCGTTAACAGACCCTGTTCTCAGTGGAAGTCTGCGTATTTTCTTTGGTTATTCCGATAGTTTCTCTTTACTTTTTTGTAGTAAATAATTATAAAGACGAGATGAATCAAAGAATTTCTCAGACTCGAGGTTGAGAGACGTCAGCATCATCCCTCTAACATCAacacagctgatctcagtcGAAAACATTTCATTGGAAGATTATGCTGAAGATCAGAAAAGGTTTGCTTTAGTTGGCTGGCTGTTATACACGAGGTCTAAACAAACTGAAGCTGTTTGTGCGCAGCCTTTTCAAACCTACACACACAACTTTTCTGGTGTTTCTGGCTTCTCTTAACAGCAGTTGTACGAGTTTGCTCCTGAGAGCTTGTGAGTATACTGTGTGTAAAACTGTAAACTCCACACGTACTTCTACAGCAACACAAAGAGCGTCCACACTCTTTTTTTCAGCTGATATGATACCGCAGGgatatgaaaacaaaagtgaCTTGAAGTTGGGCACAACCAAGCTGCCGTACCTCAAAAATCAATACAGGagccacatactgtatgtttttctcAGCACGTTTGACAACCCAGAGCCGTGAGTGTCAGTCAGGGTTTCTCTTG is a window encoding:
- the LOC139340304 gene encoding ras-related protein Rap-2a; its protein translation is MREYKVVVLGSGGVGKSALTVQFVTGTFIEKYDPTIEDFYRKEIEVDSSPSVLEILDTAGTEQFASMRDLYIKNGQGFILVYSLVNQQSFQDIKPMRDQIIRVKRYEKVPVILVGNKVDLESEREVSSSEGQALAEEWGCPFMETSAKSKTMVDELFAEIVRQMDYAAQPDKDDPCCSSCNIQ